From Burkholderia savannae, a single genomic window includes:
- a CDS encoding M55 family metallopeptidase: MKVLISTDIEGVAGVVSAEQTRAGNPEYERARRWMTAEANAAVEGAFAGGATRVWVNDSHGGFRNLLPDGIDARARVVLGKPRTLGMMAGLEAGPDLVFMIGFHAKAGTRGLLAHTINSGAFARVLLDGREAGEAGLYGALAHEYGAHVALLSGDDVFVDETRPLFPAARFVTVKEATGFASGASMTPAAACAAIGVAARQAVEQAREVAHLARPHAPRAAACELRAQTVAAADLFCQWPSLERVDALTLRFAAPSIEHVVRTLNCLSAMSFMLR, encoded by the coding sequence ATGAAAGTGCTGATTTCGACCGATATCGAAGGGGTGGCGGGCGTCGTGAGCGCCGAGCAGACGCGCGCCGGCAATCCCGAATACGAGCGTGCGCGCCGCTGGATGACGGCGGAAGCGAACGCGGCAGTCGAAGGCGCGTTCGCGGGCGGCGCGACGCGCGTGTGGGTCAACGATTCGCACGGCGGCTTTCGCAACCTGCTGCCCGACGGCATCGACGCCCGCGCGCGCGTCGTGCTCGGCAAGCCGCGCACGCTCGGGATGATGGCGGGCCTCGAAGCCGGGCCCGATCTCGTGTTCATGATCGGCTTTCACGCGAAGGCGGGCACACGCGGGCTGCTCGCGCACACAATCAACAGCGGCGCGTTCGCGCGCGTGCTGCTCGACGGGCGCGAAGCCGGCGAGGCCGGGCTCTACGGCGCGCTCGCGCACGAATACGGCGCGCACGTGGCGCTGCTGTCCGGCGACGACGTGTTCGTCGACGAGACGCGGCCGCTCTTTCCGGCCGCGCGCTTCGTGACCGTCAAGGAGGCGACGGGATTCGCGAGCGGCGCGTCGATGACGCCCGCCGCCGCGTGCGCGGCGATCGGCGTCGCGGCGCGGCAGGCGGTCGAGCAGGCGCGCGAGGTCGCGCACCTGGCGCGCCCGCACGCGCCGCGCGCGGCGGCCTGCGAGCTGCGCGCACAGACCGTCGCGGCCGCCGATCTCTTCTGCCAGTGGCCGTCGCTCGAGCGCGTCGACGCGCTCACGCTGCGGTTCGCCGCGCCGTCGATCGAGCACGTCGTGCGAACGTTGAACTGCCTGTCGGCGATGTCGTTCATGCTGCGTTGA
- the pcaG gene encoding protocatechuate 3,4-dioxygenase subunit alpha: MTTPKQTPSQTVGPYFAYGLCPQQYNFDLKSLFTPEIATPDAAGEHILLVGRVIDGDGNAVGDAVLEFTQVDGEGRYPTSRDDAAQRGFNGFARVGTGTDAQNRFVVRTVKPARTSETDAPHVDVTVMMRGILTHAFTRIYFDDEAAANEADAALNTVPAERRATLIAKRDAQANGVTVYRFDIRMQGERETVFFDI, from the coding sequence ATGACGACGCCGAAACAGACCCCTTCGCAAACCGTCGGCCCGTACTTCGCGTACGGCCTCTGCCCGCAGCAGTACAACTTCGATCTGAAGAGCCTCTTCACGCCCGAGATCGCGACGCCCGACGCGGCAGGCGAGCACATCCTGCTCGTCGGCCGCGTGATCGACGGCGACGGCAACGCCGTCGGCGACGCGGTGCTCGAATTCACGCAAGTCGACGGCGAGGGCCGCTATCCGACGTCGCGCGACGACGCCGCGCAGCGCGGCTTCAACGGCTTCGCGCGCGTCGGCACCGGCACCGACGCGCAGAACCGCTTCGTCGTGCGAACGGTGAAACCGGCGCGCACGTCGGAGACGGACGCGCCGCACGTCGACGTGACCGTGATGATGCGCGGCATTCTCACGCATGCGTTCACGCGGATCTACTTCGACGACGAAGCGGCCGCGAACGAAGCCGACGCGGCGCTGAACACCGTGCCGGCCGAGCGCCGCGCGACGCTGATCGCGAAGCGCGACGCGCAGGCGAACGGCGTGACCGTTTATCGCTTCGACATCCGCATGCAGGGCGAGCGGGAGACGGTGTTCTTCGATATCTGA
- the pcaH gene encoding protocatechuate 3,4-dioxygenase subunit beta → MDSSTLAPRDWPSHPAYIHPPYRSSVKRGPTQPLIPLKEKLRNQHAPVYGAGDLGPLDHDLTKNAAKNGEPLGERIIVTGRVLDEGGKPVRNTLVEVWQANAAGRYVHKVDQHDAPLDPNFLGAGRCLTDENGRYRFLTIKPGAYPWGNHPNAWRPNHIHFSLFGDYFGSRLVTQMYFPGDPLLALDPIFQGTPEDARDRLISRFSIGTTEEGFALGYEFDIVLRGRDATPTER, encoded by the coding sequence ATGGATTCCTCGACGCTCGCGCCGCGCGACTGGCCGTCGCATCCCGCGTACATTCATCCGCCGTACCGCTCGTCGGTGAAGCGCGGCCCGACGCAGCCGCTGATCCCGCTGAAGGAAAAGCTGCGCAACCAGCACGCGCCCGTCTATGGCGCGGGCGACCTCGGCCCGCTCGACCACGACCTGACGAAGAACGCGGCGAAGAACGGCGAGCCGCTCGGCGAGCGGATCATCGTCACGGGCCGCGTGCTCGACGAAGGCGGCAAGCCGGTGCGCAACACGCTCGTCGAGGTCTGGCAGGCGAACGCCGCGGGCCGCTACGTGCACAAGGTCGATCAGCACGACGCGCCGCTCGATCCGAACTTCCTCGGCGCGGGCCGGTGCCTCACCGACGAGAACGGCCGCTACCGCTTCCTCACGATCAAGCCGGGCGCATATCCGTGGGGCAATCATCCGAACGCGTGGCGGCCGAACCACATCCATTTCTCGCTGTTCGGCGACTATTTCGGCTCGCGGCTCGTCACGCAGATGTATTTCCCGGGCGATCCGCTCCTCGCGCTCGACCCGATCTTCCAGGGCACGCCCGAGGACGCGCGCGATCGCCTGATCTCGCGCTTCTCGATCGGCACGACCGAAGAAGGCTTCGCGCTCGGCTACGAATTCGACATCGTGTTGCGCGGCCGCGACGCCACCCCGACGGAGCGCTGA
- the pcaQ gene encoding pca operon transcription factor PcaQ: MQHRIADGRVKFRHLQCFLAVAQFGSVQKAAQSLSITQPAVSKTIAELESILGVKLFERGRQGARPTREGQLFIPHASACVLALRQGVGLLARESGGAAATLEIGMLPTVAASLAPAVLQALASEWPRAVVRIATVANAELLERLKAGAIECAIGRLSEPERMVGLSFEHLYNEPLVAVVRAGHPLAASAAPAAQLARHPVVLPPYGTMIRQAAEQLLSACGAPPLESFVEVLSVSVARALALENDAVWFVPRYAAEYDLAAGTLVRLALPVEGADEPVGLILRTDAQLSPVARSLIEAVRAVARRRLGAAGGRSRRDGQGAPKRARGTRKRGA, translated from the coding sequence ATGCAACACCGGATTGCCGACGGCCGGGTCAAGTTCCGGCACCTGCAGTGCTTTCTCGCCGTCGCGCAGTTCGGCAGCGTGCAGAAGGCCGCGCAAAGCCTGTCGATCACGCAGCCGGCCGTGTCGAAGACGATCGCCGAGCTCGAGTCGATCCTCGGCGTGAAGCTGTTCGAGCGCGGCCGTCAGGGCGCGCGGCCGACGCGCGAGGGGCAACTGTTCATTCCGCACGCGAGCGCGTGCGTGCTCGCGCTGCGGCAGGGCGTCGGGCTCCTCGCGCGCGAGAGCGGCGGCGCGGCCGCGACGCTCGAGATCGGGATGTTGCCGACCGTCGCCGCGTCGCTCGCACCCGCCGTCTTGCAGGCGCTCGCGAGCGAATGGCCGCGCGCGGTCGTGCGGATCGCGACCGTCGCGAACGCCGAGCTGCTCGAACGGCTGAAGGCGGGCGCGATCGAGTGCGCGATCGGGCGGCTGTCGGAGCCGGAGCGGATGGTCGGGCTGTCGTTCGAGCACCTGTACAACGAGCCGCTCGTCGCGGTCGTGCGCGCGGGCCATCCGCTCGCGGCGAGCGCCGCGCCCGCCGCGCAGCTCGCGCGCCATCCGGTCGTGCTGCCGCCGTACGGCACGATGATTCGCCAGGCGGCCGAGCAACTGCTGAGCGCGTGCGGCGCGCCGCCGCTCGAATCGTTCGTCGAGGTGCTGTCGGTGTCCGTCGCGCGCGCGCTCGCGCTCGAAAACGACGCGGTGTGGTTCGTGCCGCGCTACGCGGCCGAATACGATCTCGCGGCGGGCACGCTCGTGCGGCTCGCGCTGCCCGTCGAGGGCGCGGACGAGCCGGTCGGGCTGATCCTGCGCACCGATGCGCAGCTTTCGCCCGTCGCGCGCTCGCTGATCGAGGCCGTGCGGGCGGTCGCGCGGCGGCGGCTCGGCGCGGCGGGCGGGCGAAGTCGCCGCGACGGGCAGGGTGCGCCGAAGCGGGCGCGCGGCACGCGAAAGCGCGGGGCGTGA
- a CDS encoding GGDEF domain-containing protein, translating into MPLGYMVIAGAVAVAIVMMSICAAILRDSRDDAFEHAQGAARNTLQMIARDVTRGFHLYDETLARIAAQLGDSRIAALPADLRRSVLFDSAAAAREAGTLYVLDAHGRVRLASANGPLPTASFASYDFFAVLRDAPRPGTYLSGPYRLPSRDGEPCVALSHRVERADGSFAGVVLLAVRLAYFQQLLAAADAGPHGAILLIHADGRIVMRIPFDEKFIGLDLSGTSIYTRTQFGRSGEFFDAGPIDRVKRFYLYRRLDEIPLIVQVAIAEDDIYETWRARAWRFGVLTGVFALIFVLMSAYLAHSLWRKSTAEAALARLAGTDSLTGLHNRRALDETLEREWRRAVYGERPLAILFVDIDRFKRYNDTYGHRVGDEVLATVSRCIAQQAARLGDVVARYGGEEFVVVLPDTPRGGALVVAERVRLGVRMLGIEHEGSEVGFVTVSVGVAVWQPDGAPAPRVAAIVEAADRALYQAKASGRNRVVDVGLG; encoded by the coding sequence ATGCCGCTCGGCTACATGGTGATCGCCGGCGCGGTGGCGGTCGCGATCGTCATGATGTCCATCTGCGCGGCCATCCTGCGCGACAGCCGCGACGACGCGTTCGAGCACGCGCAAGGCGCCGCGCGCAACACGCTGCAGATGATCGCGCGCGACGTCACGCGCGGCTTTCACCTGTACGACGAGACTCTCGCGCGCATCGCCGCGCAGCTCGGCGACAGCAGGATCGCCGCGCTGCCCGCCGACTTGCGCCGCTCGGTCCTGTTCGATTCCGCGGCGGCCGCGAGGGAGGCCGGCACGCTGTACGTGCTCGACGCGCACGGGCGCGTGCGGCTCGCATCGGCGAACGGGCCGCTGCCCACGGCGAGCTTCGCGTCGTACGACTTCTTCGCCGTGCTGCGCGACGCGCCGAGGCCCGGAACGTATCTGAGCGGGCCGTACCGCCTGCCGTCGCGCGACGGCGAGCCGTGCGTCGCGCTGTCGCACCGCGTCGAGCGCGCGGACGGCTCGTTCGCGGGCGTCGTCTTGCTCGCGGTGCGCCTCGCGTACTTTCAGCAGTTGCTGGCGGCGGCCGATGCGGGCCCGCACGGCGCGATCCTGCTGATTCACGCGGACGGGCGCATCGTGATGCGGATTCCGTTCGACGAGAAATTCATCGGCCTCGACCTGAGCGGGACGAGCATCTACACGCGCACGCAATTCGGCCGCTCGGGCGAGTTCTTCGACGCCGGGCCGATCGATCGCGTGAAGCGCTTCTACCTGTATCGGCGGCTCGACGAAATTCCGCTGATCGTGCAGGTGGCGATCGCCGAAGACGACATCTACGAGACGTGGCGCGCTCGCGCGTGGCGCTTCGGCGTGCTGACGGGCGTGTTCGCGCTGATCTTCGTCCTGATGAGCGCGTATCTCGCGCATTCGCTGTGGCGCAAGTCGACGGCCGAAGCGGCGCTCGCACGGCTCGCGGGCACCGACAGCCTCACGGGGCTGCACAACCGGCGCGCGCTCGACGAGACGCTCGAGCGCGAATGGCGGCGCGCGGTGTACGGCGAGCGTCCGCTCGCGATCCTGTTCGTCGACATCGATCGCTTCAAGCGCTACAACGACACGTACGGGCACCGCGTCGGCGATGAGGTGCTCGCGACCGTGTCGCGCTGCATCGCGCAGCAGGCGGCGCGGCTCGGCGACGTCGTCGCGCGATACGGGGGCGAGGAGTTCGTCGTCGTGCTGCCGGACACGCCGCGCGGCGGCGCGCTCGTCGTCGCCGAGCGCGTGCGGCTCGGCGTGCGGATGCTCGGGATCGAGCACGAAGGGTCGGAAGTCGGGTTCGTGACGGTCAGCGTCGGCGTCGCGGTGTGGCAGCCGGACGGCGCGCCCGCGCCGCGCGTCGCGGCGATCGTCGAGGCGGCCGATCGCGCGCTCTATCAGGCGAAGGCGAGCGGGCGCAATCGCGTCGTCGACGTCGGGCTCGGATGA
- a CDS encoding O-methyltransferase, giving the protein MSERQWSAVDDFLCDQLAPSDPALDAALASSRAAGLPAINVTANQGKFLNLLATIRGARRILELGTLGGYSTIWLARALPPGGALLTLEANPDYAALARENIARAGLANVVTVVAGRAKDSLERLIAERAEPFDLIFVDADKDNYPQYLPLAVALSRAGTVIVTDNVVRQGRVADRRNHDPDAIGVREYFRLIAAHPRLSTTALQTVGSKGWDGFALTVVTA; this is encoded by the coding sequence ATGAGCGAACGACAATGGAGCGCGGTGGACGATTTCCTCTGCGATCAGCTCGCGCCGTCCGATCCGGCGCTGGACGCGGCGCTCGCGTCGAGCCGGGCGGCCGGCCTGCCCGCCATCAACGTCACCGCGAATCAGGGCAAGTTCCTGAACCTGCTCGCGACGATCCGCGGCGCACGCCGGATTCTCGAGCTCGGCACGCTCGGCGGCTACAGCACGATCTGGCTCGCGCGGGCGCTGCCGCCGGGCGGCGCGCTGCTCACGCTCGAGGCCAATCCGGACTACGCGGCGCTCGCACGCGAGAACATCGCGCGCGCGGGGCTGGCGAACGTCGTGACGGTCGTCGCCGGCCGCGCGAAGGACAGCCTCGAGCGGCTGATCGCCGAGCGGGCCGAGCCGTTCGATCTGATCTTCGTCGACGCCGACAAGGACAACTATCCGCAATACCTGCCGCTCGCGGTCGCGCTGTCCCGCGCGGGGACGGTGATCGTCACCGACAACGTCGTGCGGCAGGGGCGCGTCGCGGATCGGCGCAACCACGATCCGGACGCGATCGGCGTGCGCGAATACTTCCGCCTGATCGCCGCGCATCCGCGCCTGTCGACGACCGCGCTGCAGACCGTCGGCTCGAAAGGCTGGGACGGTTTCGCGCTGACCGTCGTGACGGCATAG
- a CDS encoding 3-deoxy-7-phosphoheptulonate synthase: MQNLDNPLHDREAGFADATQDTTRIDDVRIGAVRPLISPALLQDELPVPPAVQTLVEQSRQAIGGVLHGRDDRLVTVVGPCSIHDHDQALDYARRLKAAADALQDDLLIVMRVYFEKPRTTVGWKGYINDPRLDGSFRINEGLRAARRLLLDINALGLPAGTEFLDLLSPQYIADLIAWGAIGARTTESQSHRQLASGLSCPIGFKNGTDGGVQIAADAIVAARATHAFMGMTKMGMAAIFETRGNDDAHVILRGGKKGPNYDGASIEDACAVLRAASLREQVMVDCSHANSNKSHLRQADVAEDLARQLSHGERRITGVMIESNLEAGRQELKPGVPLQYGVSITDACLSWAQTEPVLDTLAQAVRRRRAA; encoded by the coding sequence ATGCAAAACTTAGACAATCCCCTGCACGACCGGGAAGCGGGCTTCGCCGACGCGACGCAGGACACGACGCGCATCGACGACGTCCGCATCGGCGCGGTGCGCCCGCTCATCTCCCCGGCGCTGCTGCAGGACGAGCTGCCCGTGCCGCCCGCCGTCCAGACGCTCGTCGAGCAGAGCCGCCAGGCGATCGGCGGCGTGCTGCACGGCCGCGACGACCGCCTCGTGACGGTCGTCGGCCCGTGCTCGATCCACGATCACGACCAGGCGCTCGACTACGCGCGCCGGCTCAAGGCCGCCGCCGACGCACTGCAGGACGACCTGCTGATCGTGATGCGCGTGTATTTCGAGAAGCCGCGGACGACCGTCGGCTGGAAGGGCTACATCAACGATCCGCGCCTGGACGGCAGCTTCCGCATCAACGAAGGGCTGCGCGCGGCGCGCCGTCTGCTCCTCGACATCAATGCGCTCGGCCTGCCCGCGGGCACGGAATTCCTCGATCTGCTGAGCCCGCAGTACATCGCGGACCTGATCGCATGGGGCGCGATCGGCGCGCGCACGACCGAGAGCCAGAGCCACCGCCAGCTCGCGTCGGGCCTGAGCTGCCCGATCGGCTTCAAGAACGGCACCGACGGCGGCGTGCAGATCGCGGCCGACGCGATCGTCGCGGCGCGCGCGACCCATGCGTTCATGGGGATGACGAAGATGGGCATGGCCGCGATCTTCGAGACGCGCGGCAACGACGACGCGCACGTGATCCTGCGCGGCGGCAAGAAGGGCCCGAACTACGACGGCGCGAGCATCGAGGACGCCTGCGCGGTGCTGCGCGCGGCGAGCCTGCGCGAACAGGTGATGGTCGACTGCTCGCATGCGAACTCGAACAAGTCGCACCTGCGGCAGGCCGACGTCGCCGAAGATCTCGCGCGACAACTGTCGCACGGCGAGCGGCGCATTACCGGCGTGATGATCGAGAGCAACCTGGAGGCCGGCCGGCAGGAACTGAAGCCGGGCGTGCCGCTGCAATACGGCGTGTCGATCACCGACGCGTGCCTGAGCTGGGCGCAGACCGAGCCCGTGCTCGACACGCTCGCGCAGGCGGTGCGGCGGCGGCGCGCGGCCTGA
- a CDS encoding YciI family protein, whose amino-acid sequence MRVMVIVKATNESEAGKMPGTELLEAMGKFNEDLVKAGVMLAGEGLHPSAKGKRVRFSGSARTVIDGPFAETKELVAGFWLWKVASMDEALEWVKRCPNPMEGDSEIEIRPLFDMDDFGAEMTPELREREERLRDEIDARGKGAR is encoded by the coding sequence ATGCGCGTGATGGTGATCGTGAAGGCGACGAACGAATCGGAAGCGGGCAAGATGCCCGGCACGGAACTGCTCGAGGCGATGGGCAAGTTCAACGAAGACCTCGTGAAGGCCGGCGTGATGCTCGCGGGCGAGGGCCTGCATCCGAGCGCGAAGGGCAAGCGGGTGCGCTTTTCGGGCAGCGCGCGGACCGTGATCGACGGGCCGTTCGCGGAAACCAAGGAACTCGTCGCGGGGTTCTGGCTGTGGAAGGTCGCGTCGATGGACGAGGCGCTCGAATGGGTGAAGCGCTGCCCGAATCCGATGGAAGGCGATTCGGAGATCGAGATCCGGCCGTTGTTCGACATGGACGACTTCGGCGCGGAGATGACGCCCGAGCTGCGGGAGCGGGAGGAACGGTTGCGCGACGAGATCGACGCGCGGGGGAAGGGGGCGCGCTGA